Genomic DNA from Flavobacteriales bacterium:
CAGAAATATCCTGAATCCTTATATTACTTAATGCCTGTTTTAATTCATAAGGGTTAATTCTTATCGGACTGTACTTGAAATTGGGTTCTTCGACATATTTACTTTTGAAAAACTTTCTTTTCTCTGTGTTTGTATTATTTGGATTTACATAAGCCAATAGTTCAAAGTTCTTTAATAAGCGATATAAGGTTTTATCAGCCTTTAGAATATTATCATCTAATTTATTATCTAATAATTTGGCAACTCCTTTATGTTTCCAGTTCGTTTTATTCTGACTAAACTTATCGGCATTATTTAAAATCGCTTTTTTTAATTTTTTTTGCAGGTCTTTAACTATTTTAGGGTAAACTTCACCTGTAAGTTCATTACAGTATACCTTTTTTATTTCAGTAGCTAGTACCAGCGTATTCTTGAAATTTTTAGTGATATATTCTAAATTATATCCCTTTCCATAAAAAACATCATTTACTGCGGTTGTGTTTTCAATGTCTTGAAGTTTAATTTTGGATAATTCTTTTCGCCAATTTTCAATAGTGGGTTTAAATTTTTTTGTATCCACCTTTTCAGTACCTAAATTGAAAAGAGGCACTTTTCTATCCCAGCGTTGGTAATTATAAGAATGAAAATCATATACTAGGCAGCCATCGAATAATTCTTCCAACTTCTCAATCAGAGCATGAATTACTTTATAATAATTAGCGTGCTTTCTTTTGCTTGCTAACCTTTCTTTTGGAGTTAATTTCTTTTTCCAAATCTTTTTACCCCATGCTTCTTCAAATATACATTCATCAGGGTTACGATTTAAATCATATTCATAACGAGAATCGAGACCAACTATGGTAATTGGCATAGAATTGATAAACTCTCCCGTGAAAGGGTCTTCTTCATACCATCTGCTATACTCATCTAAAGCTATTTTTTCTTTAAGGTTTGACCTTAAACTACTGCCATCATGTATAGCTGTACAACAATAAGGTAAGTACCTATTTATTTTTATTTGAAAAGAACCATCACTTACAATCGCTTCAAATGTTTTTTCTGATTGGATTAACTTAATAATCTCATTTATTTCAAGTCGTTGTAACATCTGTAACTATGTTTTCTGGTCTAAATTCTTCTTTCAACTTATTTCTTTGAATGACTACATCCTCTAAATAATCCAGTATCTTTCTCTGCAATTTAACGTTACCTAGTTTGTTAATATCAGTGATGGTACCAGGACTTAAAACATTTACTTCTATTAATTTACCTCCTATCAAATCCAGTCCAGCGTAATAAATACCATCTCGAACTAGTTTATCTCCAATTTTAGCACAGAGAATTTTGTCAGCTTTTGTTAATTTATATTTTTCAACTGTCCCACCAGCAGAGATGTTAGACCTAGCATCACCTTTTGCTGGTCTTCTTCGGATAGCTCCGATAGGCTTTCCATTTAACATTAATACTCGAACATCGCCATCTTCAGCTCCTTCAACATAATCTTGGATAATCACATAGTTTGATTTTCCATCTCCTCTGTCAATGTAGAATTCTAATAACGATTTGATATTGTGCATGGCAGATTTTTCAATTACAATTACCCCGCTACCACCATACCCATCTAAAGGTTTCATGATCATTTTATCGTTTTCGGACTCTTTGATAATCCGCATCAAGTATTCAATGTTTTTAGAGACATGTGTTGCAGGAATTAATTCTCGATTGGGATCATAATATGCTGCGGTGTAGATTTTGTTGTTAGCTTCTCTTAATCCATTAACGGCATTAATGATAAAGACATCTTCTTTAATAGAGTCCAAGAAATTAAAAATGATGGGGTCAACAGGTGGATTGTCTCTCATGAAAATCACATCAAACTCACTTAATGGCCTCATTCCACTGGTAAAACAAACTGATTTATAAAAGCCCGCTATACTGGTAGTTAATTTTTCGGAAATTTGAACAGTTTTACATAAACTTAATGTAACACTATCTCGAATGGTTAAATTTTGAGGATGAGTAATCGCCACATCATATCCTCGTTTCACACTTTCGTGGATGATGCGTAGTGTTGAATCCTGTTTTGGGTTTACCTTTTCCCAAGGATACATGATGAAACATATTTTCATTTTCTATATTTTTATTGCTTTAGTATTTCCATATCACTAACTATATAGATACCTTCGTTATCGCTAAAATGATTCTGAGGCTGTGTTACAAAGTAATTGATTTTAAACCATTCATTAATATTTTCATCATTATTTAATTTAAAGATTTCAATCAAGTCTTTCCTGCATTTAGCGAAATTTACTGTTTTACCGTTTCTATCGACAAAAGTATAGTTTTGGTTTAAGAAACCTACGTA
This window encodes:
- a CDS encoding flavohemoglobin expression-modulating QEGLA motif protein → MLQRLEINEIIKLIQSEKTFEAIVSDGSFQIKINRYLPYCCTAIHDGSSLRSNLKEKIALDEYSRWYEEDPFTGEFINSMPITIVGLDSRYEYDLNRNPDECIFEEAWGKKIWKKKLTPKERLASKRKHANYYKVIHALIEKLEELFDGCLVYDFHSYNYQRWDRKVPLFNLGTEKVDTKKFKPTIENWRKELSKIKLQDIENTTAVNDVFYGKGYNLEYITKNFKNTLVLATEIKKVYCNELTGEVYPKIVKDLQKKLKKAILNNADKFSQNKTNWKHKGVAKLLDNKLDDNILKADKTLYRLLKNFELLAYVNPNNTNTEKRKFFKSKYVEEPNFKYSPIRINPYELKQALSNIRIQDISDVTIRHLYESVVNSYFDKIDLLSSLGTSKFLYNSLRYFGRPSKKDLQNAQYILHLPPIGGEPKRAPTLGTEEAIQTFRDSLINYGLESKIELSNKVISQVMVLNSKKTIQFRPDAKFTRTEINALVEHEIGVHMVTTTNSNIQQLKIFNLGLPVNTMTQEGLAILSEYLSGNITMKRLKKLAYRVIIVDMMCNGADFIECFNFLHNNHISDSNEAFNIVTRIFRGGGFTKDYLYLSGFVKILRYWENDINLEPLLVGKTSLSFYNTINEMIEREMIEKPKYITQSFTNPKIENNSDIYQYIFSGLK
- the gshB gene encoding glutathione synthase; protein product: MKICFIMYPWEKVNPKQDSTLRIIHESVKRGYDVAITHPQNLTIRDSVTLSLCKTVQISEKLTTSIAGFYKSVCFTSGMRPLSEFDVIFMRDNPPVDPIIFNFLDSIKEDVFIINAVNGLREANNKIYTAAYYDPNRELIPATHVSKNIEYLMRIIKESENDKMIMKPLDGYGGSGVIVIEKSAMHNIKSLLEFYIDRGDGKSNYVIIQDYVEGAEDGDVRVLMLNGKPIGAIRRRPAKGDARSNISAGGTVEKYKLTKADKILCAKIGDKLVRDGIYYAGLDLIGGKLIEVNVLSPGTITDINKLGNVKLQRKILDYLEDVVIQRNKLKEEFRPENIVTDVTTT